One window from the genome of Bacillus weihaiensis encodes:
- the recN gene encoding DNA repair protein RecN, with protein MLAELSIKNFAIIEALTVSFEKGLTVLTGETGAGKSIIIDAIHLLAGARGSSEFVRYGEKRAELEGLFLIEDDNHPVYQKCEDFGIDVSDGMIILRRDLSSSGKSICRINGKLVTIAILREVGQYLVDIHGQHDNQELMNEENHIHLLDQYGGKKTKHALEDYLEVFGRYETLQRKINKLTENEQEMAHRLDLLQFQLDEIESADLQPREDEILQEEKNQISNYERIFDSLQNGYNALHGEHKGLDWVGHAMSNIENVGNLNHTLKELSEAISNVYYLLEDVSYQVRNELESLEFDPARLNFLESRLNEINHLKRKYGQSVDEVLAYSAKIEEEIDTIQNKDSHLHNLQKELDSILKDLAVEAKNVTSIRKSFAEVLTKEIHKELKELYMEKTRFDVQFNIKQKSVNETKYTASGIDEVEFFISTNPGEPLKSLSKTASGGELSRIMLAMKSIFSQHQGITSIIFDEVDTGVSGRVAQAIAEKIYRVSNGSQVLCITHLPQVAAMADTHLYIAKETRSGRTKTSVKPLGENEKIREIGRMIAGVEVTELTKEHAKELLALAHTSKS; from the coding sequence TTGCTAGCGGAATTATCAATTAAAAATTTTGCCATCATTGAAGCTTTAACCGTTTCATTTGAAAAGGGATTAACTGTATTAACTGGAGAAACAGGTGCAGGGAAGTCAATAATCATTGATGCAATACATTTATTAGCAGGAGCAAGAGGTTCATCTGAATTTGTTCGGTATGGGGAAAAACGAGCAGAGTTAGAGGGTCTTTTTCTAATAGAGGATGATAACCATCCTGTCTATCAAAAATGTGAAGATTTTGGGATTGACGTAAGTGATGGAATGATTATTTTAAGACGAGACTTATCGTCTTCTGGTAAGAGTATTTGTAGAATTAATGGAAAATTAGTCACAATAGCCATTTTACGTGAAGTTGGTCAATATTTAGTAGATATTCACGGACAACATGATAATCAAGAGTTGATGAACGAGGAAAACCATATCCATTTATTGGATCAATACGGTGGGAAGAAAACCAAACATGCCTTAGAAGACTATCTTGAAGTGTTTGGTCGGTATGAGACTCTTCAGAGGAAAATTAATAAATTAACTGAGAATGAACAAGAAATGGCTCACCGCTTAGATTTATTGCAGTTTCAACTAGATGAAATAGAGAGTGCAGATCTACAGCCCCGAGAAGATGAAATTCTACAGGAAGAAAAAAATCAAATTTCAAATTATGAAAGAATCTTTGATTCCTTACAAAATGGCTACAATGCTCTTCATGGTGAACATAAAGGATTAGATTGGGTCGGACATGCTATGAGTAATATAGAGAATGTAGGAAATCTTAATCATACATTAAAGGAATTGTCTGAGGCGATATCTAACGTCTATTATTTACTTGAAGATGTGTCTTATCAAGTTAGAAATGAACTAGAATCATTAGAGTTTGATCCGGCAAGATTGAATTTCTTGGAAAGTCGTTTGAACGAAATTAACCATCTTAAGAGAAAATATGGACAATCAGTCGATGAAGTATTAGCCTATTCAGCAAAAATTGAAGAAGAAATTGATACTATTCAAAACAAAGACAGTCATTTGCATAATCTCCAAAAAGAATTAGACTCTATTCTTAAAGATTTAGCAGTTGAGGCCAAAAATGTAACAAGTATACGTAAAAGCTTTGCAGAAGTTCTAACAAAAGAAATACACAAGGAACTAAAAGAGCTTTATATGGAAAAGACTAGATTTGATGTTCAATTTAACATAAAACAAAAATCAGTAAATGAAACAAAGTACACGGCAAGTGGCATTGATGAAGTAGAGTTTTTTATTTCAACAAACCCTGGTGAGCCCTTAAAATCATTGAGTAAAACAGCTTCTGGTGGAGAGCTGTCTAGAATTATGCTTGCAATGAAAAGTATCTTCTCGCAACATCAAGGGATAACGTCCATTATATTTGATGAAGTGGATACTGGAGTAAGTGGACGAGTTGCCCAAGCTATAGCGGAGAAAATTTATCGAGTTTCAAATGGATCACAAGTACTTTGTATTACTCATCTACCTCAAGTCGCTGCGATGGCAGACACGCATCTTTATATCGCAAAGGAAACCAGGTCAGGTAGAACAAAGACTTCTGTCAAACCTTTAGGTGAGAATGAAAAAATTAGAGAAATTGGACGGATGATTGCTGGTGTTGAAGTAACAGAGCTTACAAAAGAACATGCTAAAGA
- the ahrC gene encoding transcriptional regulator AhrC/ArgR produces MNKGQRHIKIREIITNNDIETQDELVDLLKNMGFNVTQATVSRDIKELHLVKVPMIDGRYKYSLPADQRFNPLQKLKRALMDAFVKIDSAGHMLVMKTLPGNANAIGALIDNLDWDEVLGTICGDDTILIICRTNDDTSSISQRFLDML; encoded by the coding sequence ATGAATAAAGGCCAAAGACATATAAAAATTAGAGAGATAATTACAAATAATGACATAGAAACACAAGATGAATTAGTTGATTTATTAAAGAACATGGGGTTTAATGTTACACAGGCAACGGTTTCAAGGGATATTAAAGAGTTGCACTTAGTGAAAGTCCCTATGATAGATGGTCGTTATAAATATAGCTTACCTGCAGATCAACGTTTTAACCCTTTACAAAAGCTTAAACGTGCTTTGATGGATGCGTTTGTTAAAATTGATTCAGCGGGTCATATGCTTGTTATGAAAACGTTACCTGGTAATGCCAATGCCATTGGAGCGCTTATTGATAATTTAGATTGGGATGAAGTGTTAGGTACTATTTGTGGGGACGATACGATATTAATTATTTGTCGCACAAATGATGACACATCAAGCATTTCACAACGTTTTCTAGACATGCTTTAA